TTATGGGGCAGTGATAGTTTGAAAGGAAAAAAAGTTTCGGTGCAAGGAATTGGTCACGTGGGCGAGAGTTTAGTGGAATATTTGGCGAAAGATGGCGTAAAAGTTTTTATTTCAGATATCAACGAAGAACGCTTGAAATCGGTGGCTAAAAAATACGGATCAGAAGTAGTTGCCGGAGATAAATTATACGATTTAGATGTGGATATTTACGCTCCTTGCGCTTTGGGTGCAACGGTAAACAACGATACCATCGAGCGTTTGAAATGCACTATTATCGCAGGTTCTGCAAACAATCAATTGGCAGATGAAAAAGTACACGGAGAATTGGTGATGAAAAAAGGTATTTTATATGCTCCTGATTTTGTTATCAATGCTGGCGGATTAATAAATGTTTATTCCGAATTGACAGGTTATAAAAGAGAAAGAGCGATGGCACAAACAGAAAATATTTACAATACCACGCGCGAAATTTTCAACATTTCTAAAAAAGAAAATATTCCTACTTATGTTGCTGCTAATCGTATTGCGGAAAAACGCATTGCAGATATTGGCAAGGTAAAATTATCGTTCTAAAAAATTATTTTTTCATCGTTCTAAACAATCGTTCTTCCACAGTATGCTCAACAGAAGGTATTTACGAATAAAAGTAATGCAGGCTTTGTACGCCTTCTTTCAATCGGAAGGTAAAGATTTGGCAAAAGCCGAAGTGGAATTGTTTCGCAACATTGATAAAATTTACGATTTGTACGTGCTGCAACTCCTGATTTTACCAGAAGTGAGAGACATTGCCGAAAATGTTTCGGAAGAAGCGAAGAAAAAAAGATTGCCTACCGAAAACGATTTGAATCCGAATCGGAAATTTTTAGACAATAAAATTATTTTGTTGTTA
The nucleotide sequence above comes from Bacteroidia bacterium. Encoded proteins:
- a CDS encoding Glu/Leu/Phe/Val dehydrogenase produces the protein MLEVKNVKNTSLAENPVISQMLKYNHEQIVFCNDSETGLKAIIAIHNTVLGPSLGGTRMWKYATEMEALHDVLRLSRGMTYKAAAAGLNLGGGKAVVIGDSTKDKTEALLRRLGKFVDSLGGKYITAEDVGMTSRDMEYIHNETDHVTGLPESMGGSGDPSPVTAYGVYMGMKASAKELWGSDSLKGKKVSVQGIGHVGESLVEYLAKDGVKVFISDINEERLKSVAKKYGSEVVAGDKLYDLDVDIYAPCALGATVNNDTIERLKCTIIAGSANNQLADEKVHGELVMKKGILYAPDFVINAGGLINVYSELTGYKRERAMAQTENIYNTTREIFNISKKENIPTYVAANRIAEKRIADIGKVKLSF